The following is a genomic window from Choloepus didactylus isolate mChoDid1 chromosome 5, mChoDid1.pri, whole genome shotgun sequence.
GGGTGCCGGTGAGAGGTGGTAGATGGAAGAAGGCCTTGGGGCACAGCCTCCGAGGGCTTGGTGGGCAGGGAGGGCTTGTGTCAGCCACTCACAGAGGCAGTGACCAGAGTGGGGTGTTAGCCTGCCCCAGCGGTGGGCTCCCGGCCTGAGCCCTCCATTGCCGCCTTAGAGCTGGTTTGGGGGCAGCTCAGCACCCTTCCCGGGCAGATCAGGTCCTGCCAGGGTGGGCTCGCGGTGCATCTTGTTGCCTAGGTGTGGCCTGGGCAGCGGGGCCTGCACCTGCCAGAGCAGCAGCCGGTGACCACGCACCTCTCCGCCAGGTCTGAGGCCCTTCATCCCCGAGAAGGACAGCCAGCACTTTGAGAACTTCCTGGAGACCATCGGCGTGAAGGACGGCCGGGGCATCATCACCGACAGCTTCGGGCGCTGCCGGCGGGCCATGAGCACGGCCTCCAGCTCCACCACCAACGGCACCCGGGCCGCGGGCAGCTCCGACGACCAGTCCGCGCCCTCCGAGGGCGACGAGTGGGACCGCATGATCTCGGACATCAGCAACGACATCGAGGCCCTGGGCTGCAGCATGGACCAGGACTCCGCGTGACAGGGAGCGGGGTCTCCCCACCGCCCGGGCTGCCCCTGGAAAGGGCTCTTGGTGCCCCGAGCCCTGCTACTGTGAAGGACGAATGCGCCCGGGTACCCGGGGCTCGGCCACGTCCACCCCACTGACCCGCCCCACGAGGCTGGGGGACTGACACACGGCCCAGGACAGCTTTCAAAGTTTTGCACACGGATGTTCCCATTGTAACTCAGAGACCTTAAAGAAAAGTTTACTACAATGTGAATAATTTAAATCTCCTGTTGCCAAGTGCATTTCTGGTGCGGTTGGCTGAGAGCTGGGGGTGCCAGGTGGCACGTCCTCCTGGCCAGGTCCTGCTCTGGGGTGTGCCCTGGGCCAGCGAGCCGTGTGGGTGGCCCCGTCTGCCCAGGCCACCCAGGCCGGTGCCTACAGGGCCAGAGGCCCCTGGACCAGCCATTccttgggggctggggctgggggtgctggTGCCCGGGAAGGCAGCAGGACTTGATCTTGGCCTTCCCCTCGGGCTCCTGCTCCTTGGCTGTGGGGACCCGGGCAGGCGTTCTGGGCCCCCCTGCATGTGGGAGGGAGGGGCGGTCTCCTGACTGCTGGGCTCTCCACCTGTGCCCCAGCAGGCCCCCTGACCTcggggtggagggtggagagCCAGAGGACGGCCTGTgtgcactccccacccccatcccttgcctgtccccctccccaccccaccccaccccaggcacccCTGCCATGCCTCTGCCCTGCTGACTGCAGTCCTGTGTGGAGCTTGGTTGGGTGTCCCCAGCCCTGACTTGAGCCACACACGACGAGCCGTCCCCACGTCCCCACGTCCCCATGTCCAGCCTCTGCCTTTGCAGAGGACACCCCAATGGCCCAAAGCTGCAGCGCGGGCAGCTCCTGCTCCCACGGAGACCTGTTCTCTGAGCTGAGGGTCTGGGTGTCAGAGGTGCTGAGTGGCAGCCCACACCGCGGGTCCCCCCCCAACCCTGCCGGCCCTCTCTAGGCAGCGAGCTGCTTCTCTCCACACCTTTGGGCCCCAGGATAGCCCTTGGGACATGAGGATGGCAGTGGAAGGCGTGACTCTCCCTTGGATGTCTGGGGCCTGGAGATGGGAGGGGAGAGGCCCAGAAAGGTTCATGGCACTGGAGCACCCCCTCCTCAACCAGTGAGCAGCCCCTCAGCCCAGCCGGGGTCTGCCAGGTCCACCCAGTCTCGGCCGCTGCCTCTCCTTCTCGACCCAAGGCAGCCTCCTGCCACTCTTTGGGGTCCCGTCTTTTGGCACAGTTCCCACTGTCCCGGCCAGTGGACCACATCGGACCTGGTGGCTGTGCTGCCTGCACCACACCCCCTTCCCCCCCATGCACAGGGCTTGGGGGAGGCCGGGTCAGAGGCCTCCAGCTGCATCTGGGCCCAGGCCAGGGGCCTGAAGTCTCACAGGCTCCTTCCCAGGCACATGTGGACAGGCCCTGTGTGGTCCAGTTCAGAGCAAGAAGGGAACACAGACTCACAGCTGTGTGTTCTGGGGAGACCGTCCCTCTGTCCAGGGCTGTCCCAGAGTGGTTCCCGGGACCCCAGCCCAGGCAGAGAAATGCTAAGATAGAAACGTTATTTTTTATACCATCTAGGTTTATATGAAGTAGTTCCTGCCCTGGAAGCATCTGGTGTTGGCTGGAGACAGCTCCCAGGCTCTGGGCCTTCAGGCTGCTGGCTCGCCCCCCTTCCAGGGGCCCTGGAACACGTGGGTCCTGCACTCCAACGGGCCACACCACCCCTCATGTGCCCAGCCCCTCGTGACCCCAGCTCCTCATGTACCCAGCCCAACTGCTGTCCGTGTGGAGAAGGCATCCCAGTGCATGCATACTTACGCCCATCGAtgcctgcttttcttttttctgccttggGTGTGTGACCCCCTGTGGTGTGGCCACTGGCCTTCCTAGAGAAAGGAGGGGAGCCCCGAGCTGGGTCTGTTGCAGGGCCTGTATTTAAAGGGCCACAACTTCCTCTGCCGAGAGGCTGGTGGAGCTTTCAGCCTGACATCTCTCAGATCCCTCCTGAGCCCCTTGCTCCTCCAGAAAACTCCAGTCCCCAAGACTCCTCTTCTCTGGGCTAGAGAGCCCACCCCTTGCACCCATGGCCAGGAGCCCCGACCTCACATTCCCTTCTGATGCCAGGGAAGGGACGACCACCCCGGGCTTTGCAGTGAGGCTCCACTCTCAGACAGGCGGGAGGCAGGGGCTGGCAGAAGCTGAGGGAATCCAAATTTATTGAGCAgcgaggggaggggaaagggatggGAGGGCGGTCGCACAGTGCTACATCGTCAGCTCCTGCAGGAAACACGGAAAGGGACATCAGGTCAGGGGGAGAGGGGGTCCCCCCAGCACACCTGACAGCTGGCCCTTCCGCTGGGGCCCTCAGGGAAGGCTGGCCCAGGCAGTGACCCGGCCTGCAGAGGGAGCCGGGGCCCCCCCACCTCCGGAAAGGGTCTGGCCCACGCTCACCATGATGGCGTTGACGATGTCACTGTGGTTGTCCCTCAGGGCCCGCACGGCCTTGGCCCTCGACACATTGGCCTGGGCCATCACCAGCTCGATGTCTCGCAGCTCCAGCCCCGACTCATCCACCTGGAAGAGGGAGCAGGCAGAGAGGTGGTGGGGAGCGGGCAGGGGGCTGCCCAGCCACCCCAAGCAGAGCCCCCAGCACCCTCAGCgcacctcctcttcctcctcctcctccttgcacTCCTGCTTCACCTGCGGCCCAGGTGCCGACTCAGGGGCCAGGGCCAAGGGCTCTGCAGGCACCTTGAACTTCTCAGCTGCTGCTTTGTGCACTTGCTGGGAAAGGTCCTCGATCTGCAGCCACACAGAGGCAGGCAtgtcagggaagggaagggagaagaagggaggaggggggccCCCCATTTTCCCCTGGTCACAGCCAAGACAGACCTTGGCCTCCCCAAAGACGACATAGGTGTCTGAGGCAGGGCTCTTGAAGACGTCGGGCTTGGTGATGACAAAGAGGATGTTCTTGGACTTCTGGATGGTGATCCTGGTGACCCCCTGAATCTGCCGCAAGCCCAGCTTAGACATAGCCTGGCGGGGCAGAGGGGGCTCAGACCTGTGCCTTGCCCCCAGGTGGGAAGCAGAGCAGAGATCCCGGCTGCAGACTGCCCGGGGGAAGAGGGAGGGCACTGCCACCCACTCACCGCCTTTCCCCCTCCCAAGCAAGAGGGCTGGCCGTGGCCTGACCTGGCCTGAGCTGGTTTGCAAGGCGGGTGAGGGTCTGGAGCTCTGTTTGCCTGAAGGACCCCTGCCCTCCACCACGGAACCTCAGACCGCCCAGCAGTGGGGTGTGAGACTGGGGTGTGGGCAGGGCACCCACCGCCCTCGCCCTCCCCACCCACCTTTCGGGCCTTCTTCTCGCTGCGACTCTGCTTGGCTTTGGCGATGGCCTCTTCATTGCTGCCTGCAGTTGGGGCCTAGGGAAAGGACAGAGGGCCTGAGCATTGGGGGGCTGTGGGAGCTTGGAGCCCACGCACCCCTTCCTCCATGCCCTCCCCAGACCCAGGTGGAGGGCATggcccgggggtgggggtggggggcacctggGGCGGGCAGGGCGCTGTCCGAGGTGCTGACAGGTCCTGCTCCTCCGGCTCGGGAGCCGAAGACTCTGCGAGGCTGTCTGAGTGCTGGCCGGAGCCCCGGGCGGGCAGCAGGTCTGCGGGGCAGGAGGCGGCCTGTGAGGACACCGAggctcccagccctgcccccttGGCTGCATCTCGGGCCCAGTGACGGACGATCCCCTCTCCTTCCCGGGCCAGCATTCTGGGCCTGCCTGGCCCGCGTCATGCTCACCCCTCCCGCCAGCCCAGGACAGCAGGCCCCAGAACCCCCCACACCCATCTCCTCACCTTCCTCCTCCAGGCGATCCTGGTCCTCTTGCTGCTCGGCGGCTGGGAGCCCCGGAGGGCTGGCCAGGGTTCGGGGTCCAGAGCCAGGAGGCACTTGGCAGTGGGGGGAGAGATAAGAGGCCGGGTCTTTGGCATGGGCACCCCCCATGGGGGCTGCCtgggggctgaggaggggagatTGGAGTGAGAGGCTAGCCTGCTGCCCAGCCCCAGGAGGCACCAGGTTTCCTGAGACAGCAGCCAATGCCCACTGAGCTTCTGCCCGGAGCTGCTGGGGGCTTGGAGAGCGTGGGGGCTCCTCACCAGCATCTTCTCTGGGGCCCTGGCAAAGGCAGGGGGCAGAGGGCACAGAGTGGGGAGGAGAAGCCCCAGTGGGGACACTGGGAGTGAAGGGGTCAGGATCCGGGGCCCTATCCTGGGGCGCGGTGGGCAGGTCCTGGGCAGGGGTCTCTGGAGGCTGGGAGGGGGTGCGGTTGAGGACACTGGGTGCTTCTTCACTGGCCGGACCAAGGTGTGGTCCTCGGAGGCCTgccccctccctgtccccagtGCTGAGCACAGGCTCCAGCCCCCCCGAGGGTGTTGGAGATGTGGTGGCAGATGTTTCGGAGCAGTCCCAGCCCAGCCTGGAGGTGGTCCCTGCTGAAGACTCTGGGCCAGTGCCCCAAATGGGCTCTAAGGTCACAGAGGGAGAATGCCCAGACCCCTGGGTCACCTCAGCCCCCGGATCCCTTCTGTCTTCCGGTGGACTCAGGGGCCACACCTGGCAGGcctcagggcaggcagcaggACGCACCTCCCGGCTGCGGCTCCCACGAGCCTTCCCCGAACCTTTGGGCCTGGGAACAGGTCTGTGCTCAGTCGACTTGGGGCCTCCACCCCTCTGGTCTTTGCCCCTCAGGCTTGGGAGGGCTGAGGCTTCCTCCAGGGGTGGGTGGGGCTCAGACCCATCATCTGTCTCCAGGCAGGTGGGCGCTGAGAGGTTTTCTGCCACCCCCTTCTCTCCCTGGACAGATCCAGGCCCTGGGGGTTCCAGGGGTTCCTCCAGAGGCAGGTGGGGCTTTGACCCATCATTTGTCTGCAGGCAGGTAAGCACTGAAATGTCCTCTGCTAccccctcttcccttccccatcCAAATCCAGGTTCCGGGGGGTCTGGTGTCTCCTCCAGAGGCAGGTGAGGTTCAGACTCATCATCTGTCTGCAGACAGGTGGGTGCTGAGAGGCTTTCTGccacccccttctctctctggaCAGATCTCGGCTCTGGGGGCTCTGGGGTCTCCTCCAGAGGCAGGAGAGATTCAGTTCCATCATCTGTCTGCAGGCAGGTGGGCACTGAGAGGCTTTCTGCCACCCCCTTCTCTCCCTGGAGAAATCTCGTCTCTGGGGATTCTGGGGTCTCCTCCAGAGGCAGGAGAGGCTTGGACCCATCATCTGTCTGCAGGCAGGTGGGCAATGAAATGTCCTCTGctacctcctcttcctctccccatcCAAATCCAGGTTCTGGGGTCTCCTCTAGAGGCAGGTGAGGTTTAGACCCATAATCTGTCTGCAAGCAGGTGGGTGCTGAGAGGCATTCTGTCACCCCCTTCTCTCCCTGGAGAAATCTTGGTTCTGGGACATCTGGGGTCTCCTCCAgaggaagctgaggttcagaCTTATCATCTATCTGCAGGCAGGTGGGTGCTGAGAGGCTTTCTGccacccccttctctctctggaCAGATCGCGGCTCTGGGGGGTCTGGGATCTCCTCCAGAGGCAGGAGAGATTCAGTTCCATCATCTGTCTGCAGGCAGGTGGGCACTGAGAGGCTCTCTGCTAGCCCCTCCTCTCCCTGGCTACATCCAGACTCTGGGGGCTGTACAGCCTCCTCCAGGGACAGGTGAGGTTCAGTCCCATCATCTGTCTGCAGGCAGGTGGGTGCTGAGAGACCCTCTGctactccctcctcctctccctggctAGATCCTGGTTCTGGAGGTTCTGGGGGTTCCTCCAGGGGCAGGTGGGGCTCAATCCCATCATCTGTCTGCAGGCAGGTGGGTGCTGAGAGACCCTCTGctactccctcctcctctccctggctAGATCCTGGTTCTGGAGGTTCTGGGGGTTCCTCCAGGGGCAGGTGGGGCTCAATCCCATCATCTGTCTGCAGGCAGGTGGGTGCTGAGAGACCCTCTGctactccctcctcctctccctggctAGATCCTGGTTCTGGAGGTTCTGGGGGTTCCTCCAGGGGCAGGTGGGGCTCAATCCCATCATCTGTCTGCAGGCAGGTGGGTGCTGAGAGGCTTTCTGCTacccttttctctccctcaatAGACCTCGGCTCTGGGGGGTCTGGGGTCTCCTCTAGGGACAGGTGAGGTTCAGTCCCATCATCTGTCTGCAGGCAGGTGGGTGCTGAGAGGCTCTCTACTACCTCCTTCTCTCCCCATCCAGATCCAGGCTCTGGGGGTTCTGAAGTCTCCTCCAGAGGCAGGGGAAGTTCAGTTCCATCGTCTGTCTGCAGGAAGGTGGGTGCTGAGAGGCTTTCTGCTacccttttctctccctcaacAGACCTTGGCTCTGGGGGGTCTGGGGTCTCCTCTAGGGACAGGTGAGGTTCAGTCTCATCATCTGTCTGCAGGCAGGTGTGTGCTGAGAGACCCTCTGCtaccccctcctcctctccccacccagatCCTGGTTCTGAGGGTTCCAGAGATTCCTCCAGGGGCAGGTGGGGCTCGGACTCATCATCTGTCTGCAGGTAGGTGGGTGCTGAAAGGCTCTCTGAAacccccttctcctctccccatcCAGATCCAGGTTCTGAGGGTTCTGGGGTCTCCTCCAGAGGCAGGTGAAGTTCAGTTCCATCATCTGTCTGCAGGCCGGTGTGTGCTGAGACACCCTCTGCtatcccctcctcctctccccatccAGATCCAGGCTCTGGAGGTTCTGAAGTCTCCTCCAGAGGCAGGTGAGGTTCACTTCCATCATCTGTCTGCAGGAAGGTGTGTGCTAAGACACCCTCTGCTAtcccctcctcttctccccatCCAGATCCTGGTTCTGAAGGTTCCAGAGGTTCCTCCAGGGGCAAGTGGGGCTCAAGCTCATCATCTGTCTGCAGGTAGGTGGGTGCTGAGAGGCCTTCTGaaaccccctcctcctctccccatccTGATCCAGGTTCTGAGGGTTCTGGGGTCTCCTCCAGAGGCAGGTGAAGTTCAGTTCCATCGTCTGTCTGCAGGCAGGGGTGTGCTGAGACACCCTCTGCtaccccctcctcctctccccatccAGATCCTGGTTCTGAAGGTTCCAAAGGTTCCTCCAGGGGCAGGTGGGGCTCGGACTCATCATCTGTCTGCAGGTAGGTGGGCACTGAGAGGCTTTCTGaaaccccctcctcctctccccatccAGATCCAGGCTCTGGAGGTTCTGGGGTCTCCTCCAGAGGCAGGTGAAGTTCAGTTCCATCGTCTGTCTGCAGGCAGGGGTGTGCTGAGACACCCTCTGCTACCCCCTTCTCTCCCCATCCAGATCCTGGTTCTGAAGGTTCCAAAGGTTCCTCCAGGGGCAGGTGGGGCTCGGACTCATCATCTGTCTGCAGGTAGGTGGGCGCTGAGAGGCTTTCTGaaaccccctcctcctctccccatccAGATCCGGGCTCTGGGGGTTCTGGGGTCTCCTCCAGAGGCAGGTTCGGTTCGGTTCCATCATCTGTCTGCAGGTAGGTGGGTGCTGAGAGGCTTTCTGCCATCCCTTTCTCCCCCTGGCCAGATCCAGGCTCTGGGTGGTCTGGGGCCTCCATGCCAAAAGCGAAACCTGGCTCTTCCCAAGCAGTCGAGGGTGTCACCGCTTCTGCACCTGGCTCCCCCTGCAAGGTGAGATCAACTTCATCTTGCTGGACCTGGTCCAAGGGTAGCCTTTCCAGGCCCAGAGTGAGGTCTGCTGGTTTTTCCTCAGGTGGAGGACTTGCCACGGCTACCAGCTCAGCAGCAGGCCCCAGCCCTAAGGTCACACCTGCTTCCTGCGGGGCCAGGGCTGCCACCGAAGTCTCGGACTCCGTCCCTCCCACGCAGCCTCTTTCTTCCTGCAGGGCCAGAGGGGTTACCATAGCAACATCCTCCTGGCCTAAGGGGAGGCTGACATCTTGCAGAAGCAGAGGCACTGCCATAGAAACAGATTCCTGGTGCAAGGTGAAGCCTGCCTCTTTTTGCGGGGTCAGAGGAATTGCTGAAGAGACAAACTCCTGGGGTAAAAGGAGGTCTATTTCTCCTTGCTGGGGAACAGGTGCTGCTGTCACAACAGACTCCTGGCCCGAGGAGAGACCTGGGCCTACGTCTTCCTTTGGGTTCTGAAGAGTTATTGATGTCTCGAGAGAATCTGGGCATAATGTGGGGCTCACTTCTCCCTGCCCAGCTTGAGCTGTTTCTGTAGCCACCGTCTCCTGGCCTAAGGTGAAGTTCGCTGCCTCCTGTTGGGGCCGAGGTGCTGCCCTGGCAACACTGGGCAGTCCTCTGGTGGATCCTGCATCCTCGTTCCATGGGGCTGCCATGGCAACAGGCTCTGGGCTGTAAGGTGTCAGCGTGGCAGCCGATGCCTGGCCAGAAAGGAAACCCTCCTCAGGAAGCGGAGCCTCTGCCATCATCATCTTCACGGCCGCTTCCTGGTTTGCAATAAGGTGGACTTGCCCCTCTGAGACTTGAGGGGTGGGCACCATCGCAGCCACCCCCTGGCCCAGGGACGGGGCCGTCTCCTGTGTCTGCAGCCCCTCGGCCCCGTCTAACTGACTGTCCTCCACCTTATGGATGGTATCATGGGGCAAGGTGCTGGGCTGGGCGTGGGGCTCTCCACTGTACAGCCGTTCATCCTCCACCCCTGCGTAGGAAGCGGAGTCGGAGTCGGAGGAGGCCGCCGAGGTGTCGTCCCGGAAGGCGAAGGCCTCGTCCACACCCTCGACGATGGACATGTCTGATAGGGACTGCAGGAAGGACGCGGACGTGCTGTCGTCCTCGCTCTCCCCTGCCAGGTCCGCCCCGGGGGAGGAGGCCACAGCCTCTTCCTCGGGCGGCAGCAGCGTGATCTCCATGGCGTCCACCTGGAAGATGAGGCTGCCCTGGAAGGGCAGGAGGGCGGCGGGAATCATCGGGTCGTTTGCCAGGAAGTCCAGGTCGAAGAAGTGCTCCCCCTGGCCCCAGGAGGAGCTGCTGTCGGGGGACAGGCTGGACACAGAGGAGGTTGGGCTCGTGGGCGTGGCCGGGCGGGGCTCCTGCTCCTCCACCCCCCCTCCTGGGGAGCACGGGCGCCAGCCCAAGGCCAAGTCCAAACCTTCAGCAACCGCCAGCATGTTCAGGGAGCAGGACGGCGAGGAGGCCCAGCTGTCCCCGTCAGCCGTGACGTAGGAGCCCGACGGCGAGGGGGGCGGTGAGTTTCGCAGCAGCTCGGTCTCTGCATCCCAGGCTTCTCTGGGGGGCCCGTCGCCTGGAAGCAGGGCGTAGGTGGTGGCCTTGGGAGGGGTGGACGGTGGCGTGAAATAGGAGTCAGGGTCCGGGTGAGGGCAAGGCACAGGAGGGTCACCCTGAGAACACAACTCGGGGGGTGGGTCCAGGTCTGTGCACCCACCCTCCCAGTCCCTGAGCTCTGGTGGGGCTGTCCTGGGTGACGGGGGAGCCCCGCAGGTCTCCTCGCCCATCACAATCCGTGGCTCCAGGGTGGCCGGGAGAGGGGCCTCTGCAGACAGAGCCTCAGGGAGCGCGGGGCCCAGGCTGCCCTCAGCTGCGGCCACCCAGGCTGATGGGGCCTGGCCTGGCCCTGCATCCCAGCTGGCTCCCTCGGGCTGGGGCCGGGCGCCCGGCTTGCTGGGCAGGAACGTGAGGGCCAAGGGGCTGGGCCCAGGAGTCAGGGCACAGTGCTCCAGCCGGTCCCCACTGGGGGTGGTGGCAGCTGCGGCATCACAGGACAAGTCtggggagacagagaaagagatgagAGTGGGCCTGGGGCCCCCGGGCAGCCCCCTGATGCAACTGCAAGGCATCTGCCATACCAAGGAGAAGCAGAGCTTCAAAGCCATGCCACCTCCCCCTTTCTcagaggagaaactgaggcacaggtcAAGGAGAGGCCAAAAGCTGAGATGCTTGCAAAGGGCTTGGAGGAGAGCTGGTATGGGAAGGCAGGAGGTAGAAGAAGCTGTGTGGGCTGCCTTTGAGGGGACGATGGGTAAGAGTTTGGAGGAAGCAATGAGAAGCGGTTCAGAGTTGTGAgtctgggagtggggtggggaagagggtcTGGAGGCAGCACCACTGTCTGTTATAAATGGAATCGCCCTTTGGCTTTTTCTCTGAGAGACTCCAAGAAAGGTTTAACTTGCTTTCTCATCTTCCCTGGAGATGGGCTTGCAGCTGCTTCTTAATGTAATCTACACTAGGGTTTGTTTGGGCTTTGCAGAAGCAGGGCCTGGGCTATCTGAAGCTGTTGCACAGCCAGAAGTCCTTTCCCTGGAACTCCCTGTTAGACTTGCCACCTTGCAAGGGGCCCAGCCTGGGGGTGGCGGTCCTGCTCTCCAGCTCCAGCTCTGCCGCCTAGTGTGACCTGGGCAAACCTACCCCCATTTTGGGTCTCATGGATGACTGCTGTAACAGGAggtgagtttcttctctttggctCCTTCTACTCCTTTCCTTGCCATCCAGCCCTACACCCCAACTTGTCAGGGCCTCCCCAGGGCCCTGTACCCTAGCTCTGCTCCCAGAACTCAGCCCAGGGTGGCACAGGAAGAAGGGGAAGCCAGAGCCCCTGCATTCAGCTAAGTCTCCAGAGAATGGAGGGGGGCATCCCCACTGAGACTGGGTTTGAGCCACTGAAAGTGGCACTGCATTGGGGCCAGGAGGGCAGTACCGATGACCCCTCCCATGGGGCGCAGAGGGAAAGGCCTGGTTCTGCCAGGCACAGCTGCAGGAAGGCCTGCCAGCTCAGGGAGGGGCTGCAGAATGCATCCGACCCAAGTCCTCTCTGAAAAGCGGCAGCTCAATCCCATCACCCTCCGCCAGGGGAACATGATGGGCTGTGAGCCACACCCCTCCCCGGCTGCCCTGCTCTGGATCCCAGGCGGCCCCACCCTACCACCCAGACCAAGCTTCACCCGGAAGCGGCCACCGCGCCCCGCAGAGCAGACGCTTAGTAAACATTTACGGGCAAAATAAACACCTTCATTGGACAATCAACATGACATGCATGAATCAGAAAATACTTAGAAAGTTCAGGAAAGTAGGAGAAAGCCCTTTCAAGCTGCATCACAACCTGAACCCCTGCTGGTCCCCCTCCCCCTGGTCTTTTAAACATCTGTATTTTATCATAGCTGAGATCATACTGCATATTCGATTTTGAATTTTGCTGTGTTCACACCACATTATCTCATAAGCGTTTTTTTCTGTGCTATTTCAAATGCTAACAAGCCTCAGTTTTGATGGGCCTTTGATATCCCATTTAAGGGGTGCTTGTCAGCTCCCCGACCATCTGCACACCTGCACTTCAGGCCAAGGGCACCTCCATTTGGAGCATCAGCTGAAGGCCCTCCTGCTGCCCCCAGGGCTCAGGCCAGGTACTGCCCCTGccccagagagagggagggaggggagctaCGGGCTGAGTTCTGTCTGGGCTGCGGGGTTAGAGGAGGCTTAAGAGGCCTAGTTCCAATTCCTGCTCCACCAATGCTCCCAAGTTACAAAATCTCTCTGCGCCTCAGCTTTCTCATGGGGAAAACACAGTCCAAGCCGACCCGCAGGGTATCTGCCAAGATGACAGGTGACACTTAAGAAGGGTGAGACCTTCCGGGCCAAGCTGCCCCTCAGCAGGGTCAGAGCTCCAGGCCCGGGGGATGCCAGCACTTTTCACTCAGGGAGGCACTGCTGTGGGCTCCCGGAGGACTGGGAAGTTGGGGTGCTGCGGTAGCCATGGCATCCTGAGAGAAACAGGTCCTTTGGGTCCACAGGGGCAGGGACTGAAACCCAACATCAGGGAGTGGGTGTGGCTGGGGAGGAGGGCGCAGGGCTGCACTGGGCGTGGGGCAGACAAGGGTGGAGCTGGGCCAAGGCTGGAATGGAAGGGAAACCAAAGGCTAGAAGTTTCccgtgacttgttcaaggtcaccgAGCTAATGGGACCAGAGCCAGCCCAAGACCTTAAGTCTAGGGATTCCTGATCTGCACTGCAAGACCGCACCCCTTCTCCCCCACTTCACCCCGCATCGCTTTTGCGGGACCTGGGAAGGA
Proteins encoded in this region:
- the NACAD gene encoding NAC-alpha domain-containing protein 1 isoform X2, which encodes MPGEAARAELLLPEAGGAGPRTDLSCDAAAATTPSGDRLEHCALTPGPSPLALTFLPSKPGARPQPEGASWDAGPGQAPSAWVAAAEGSLGPALPEALSAEAPLPATLEPRIVMGEETCGAPPSPRTAPPELRDWEGGCTDLDPPPELCSQGDPPVPCPHPDPDSYFTPPSTPPKATTYALLPGDGPPREAWDAETELLRNSPPPSPSGSYVTADGDSWASSPSCSLNMLAVAEGLDLALGWRPCSPGGGVEEQEPRPATPTSPTSSVSSLSPDSSSSWGQGEHFFDLDFLANDPMIPAALLPFQGSLIFQVDAMEITLLPPEEEAVASSPGADLAGESEDDSTSASFLQSLSDMSIVEGVDEAFAFRDDTSAASSDSDSASYAGVEDERLYSGEPHAQPSTLPHDTIHKVEDSQLDGAEGLQTQETAPSLGQGVAAMVPTPQVSEGQVHLIANQEAAVKMMMAEAPLPEEGFLSGQASAATLTPYSPEPVAMAAPWNEDAGSTRGLPSVARAAPRPQQEAANFTLGQETVATETAQAGQGEVSPTLCPDSLETSITLQNPKEDVGPGLSSGQESVVTAAPVPQQGEIDLLLPQEFVSSAIPLTPQKEAGFTLHQESVSMAVPLLLQDVSLPLGQEDVAMVTPLALQEERGCVGGTESETSVAALAPQEAGVTLGLGPAAELVAVASPPPEEKPADLTLGLERLPLDQVQQDEVDLTLQGEPGAEAVTPSTAWEEPGFAFGMEAPDHPEPGSGQGEKGMAESLSAPTYLQTDDGTEPNLPLEETPEPPEPGSGWGEEEGVSESLSAPTYLQTDDESEPHLPLEEPLEPSEPGSGWGEKGVAEGVSAHPCLQTDDGTELHLPLEETPEPPEPGSGWGEEEGVSESLSVPTYLQTDDESEPHLPLEEPLEPSEPGSGWGEEEGVAEGVSAHPCLQTDDGTELHLPLEETPEPSEPGSGWGEEEGVSEGLSAPTYLQTDDELEPHLPLEEPLEPSEPGSGWGEEEGIAEGVLAHTFLQTDDGSEPHLPLEETSEPPEPGSGWGEEEGIAEGVSAHTGLQTDDGTELHLPLEETPEPSEPGSGWGEEKGVSESLSAPTYLQTDDESEPHLPLEESLEPSEPGSGWGEEEGVAEGLSAHTCLQTDDETEPHLSLEETPDPPEPRSVEGEKRVAESLSAPTFLQTDDGTELPLPLEETSEPPEPGSGWGEKEVVESLSAPTCLQTDDGTEPHLSLEETPDPPEPRSIEGEKRVAESLSAPTCLQTDDGIEPHLPLEEPPEPPEPGSSQGEEEGVAEGLSAPTCLQTDDGIEPHLPLEEPPEPPEPGSSQGEEEGVAEGLSAPTCLQTDDGTEPHLSLEEAVQPPESGCSQGEEGLAESLSVPTCLQTDDGTESLLPLEEIPDPPEPRSVQREKGVAESLSAPTCLQIDDKSEPQLPLEETPDVPEPRFLQGEKGVTECLSAPTCLQTDYGSKPHLPLEETPEPGFGWGEEEEVAEDISLPTCLQTDDGSKPLLPLEETPESPETRFLQGEKGVAESLSVPTCLQTDDGTESLLPLEETPEPPEPRSVQREKGVAESLSAPTCLQTDDESEPHLPLEETPDPPEPGFGWGREEGVAEDISVLTCLQTNDGSKPHLPLEEPLEPPGPGSVQGEKGVAENLSAPTCLETDDGSEPHPPLEEASALPSLRGKDQRGGGPKSTEHRPVPRPKGSGKARGSRSREVRPAACPEACQVWPLSPPEDRRDPGAEVTQGSGHSPSVTLEPIWGTGPESSAGTTSRLGWDCSETSATTSPTPSGGLEPVLSTGDREGAGLRGPHLGPASEEAPSVLNRTPSQPPETPAQDLPTAPQDRAPDPDPFTPSVPTGASPPHSVPSAPCLCQGPREDAGEEPPRSPSPQQLRAEAQWALAAVSGNLVPPGAGQQASLSLQSPLLSPQAAPMGGAHAKDPASYLSPHCQVPPGSGPRTLASPPGLPAAEQQEDQDRLEEEDLLPARGSGQHSDSLAESSAPEPEEQDLSAPRTAPCPPQAPTAGSNEEAIAKAKQSRSEKKARKAMSKLGLRQIQGVTRITIQKSKNILFVITKPDVFKSPASDTYVVFGEAKIEDLSQQVHKAAAEKFKVPAEPLALAPESAPGPQVKQECKEEEEEEEVDESGLELRDIELVMAQANVSRAKAVRALRDNHSDIVNAIMELTM